Proteins encoded by one window of Verrucomicrobiota bacterium:
- a CDS encoding Gfo/Idh/MocA family oxidoreductase, producing the protein MMNTPINRRNFVKTTAAAGAGLLIMPSGSLFGQSAASNKLNIALIGAYGRATAHYNVLKTQNVVAICDVHDDYMAIGAKEFPKATRYKDWRKALDQKDVDAVVICTPDHLHGHISSWALNRDYHVYCEKPLGNSVHEARYNRLKWLEKKDKLATQVGTQRHAIDNFARVRELIRDGVIGELKDVHAWGNRELREPGYPKKEGKPPAGLDWDLWLGPSPWHDYNPRYYQNLPEKPGSNCLNWNMFWDFGSGQIGDMGAHTMDLVWNALDADLPTSAEAKGEAFNPEVVPVDMHSWFMIPANDWRGEVRVNWWQGAMKPKMPNKFIDVTKIGHGGMFVGSEGALVCDFTTRAVLPYGKNANMTYYQPRPKKKLVPPSIGFQEEWINAAKTDMKTSCDFDYNGKMMEMMFLGLVAYKAGKKVQYDGKKGKIVGNPEAGKMLKKHYREGWPLNG; encoded by the coding sequence ATGATGAACACCCCAATAAATAGACGTAATTTCGTAAAAACAACCGCTGCTGCTGGAGCTGGTCTCCTCATCATGCCAAGCGGCTCACTCTTTGGGCAAAGCGCGGCGAGCAATAAACTGAACATCGCCCTGATCGGCGCTTATGGTCGAGCCACTGCCCACTACAATGTGCTAAAAACACAGAACGTAGTGGCTATTTGCGATGTGCATGACGACTACATGGCTATTGGTGCAAAGGAATTCCCCAAGGCCACACGCTACAAAGATTGGCGCAAAGCCCTTGACCAAAAGGACGTTGATGCAGTCGTAATTTGCACACCCGATCATCTTCATGGTCACATCTCATCCTGGGCTTTGAACCGCGACTACCATGTCTATTGCGAAAAACCGCTTGGTAATTCTGTCCATGAGGCGCGCTACAATCGACTGAAGTGGCTTGAAAAGAAAGACAAGTTGGCCACTCAAGTGGGAACCCAAAGACATGCGATCGATAATTTCGCCCGCGTAAGGGAGCTCATTCGTGATGGGGTAATCGGTGAATTGAAAGATGTACATGCCTGGGGCAATCGTGAGCTACGTGAACCTGGTTATCCGAAGAAAGAGGGCAAACCACCGGCAGGCCTTGATTGGGATCTCTGGCTTGGGCCGTCACCCTGGCATGATTATAATCCCCGCTATTACCAGAATCTTCCGGAAAAACCCGGCTCGAATTGCCTGAACTGGAATATGTTTTGGGACTTTGGCAGTGGCCAGATTGGTGACATGGGCGCTCATACCATGGATCTGGTTTGGAACGCTCTGGATGCAGACTTACCTACTTCCGCTGAGGCCAAAGGTGAGGCCTTCAATCCCGAGGTAGTCCCGGTTGATATGCATTCATGGTTTATGATTCCGGCAAATGATTGGCGTGGAGAAGTTCGTGTCAATTGGTGGCAGGGGGCTATGAAGCCAAAGATGCCCAACAAATTTATCGATGTGACCAAGATTGGTCACGGTGGTATGTTCGTCGGTTCTGAAGGTGCCCTGGTTTGCGATTTCACCACGCGTGCCGTTTTACCTTACGGGAAAAATGCCAACATGACTTACTATCAACCGCGTCCGAAAAAGAAACTCGTTCCTCCATCCATTGGATTTCAAGAGGAATGGATCAATGCGGCGAAAACCGACATGAAGACCTCCTGTGATTTTGACTATAATGGCAAAATGATGGAAATGATGTTCCTGGGTCTGGTTGCTTACAAAGCTGGTAAAAAAGTTCAGTATGATGGCAAAAAAGGCAAAATCGTCGGCAACCCGGAAGCTGGCAAGATGCTCAAGAAACATTACCGTGAAGGCTGGCCATTAAACGGCTGA
- a CDS encoding sulfatase, with protein sequence MLRKLSLVYIVLQLLAFKASATSQPNILIMIGDDCTYLDLPIFGGETARTPHIDKLASEGIIFNRAFLSMAMCNPCRTELYTGLYPVSNGSAWNHSAARNGLKSMVHHLGDLGYRVGISGKVHVGPDEVFPFEKVRGLQGGNSRESEGIDTDALTAYMKQDPSQPFCLVLGFSSPHAPWTVEAPEHLASNKIQLPPNIANTEETRTAFSLYLSEIEELDRGVGLSLQALQASGQAANTLVLFTSEQGSMFPGGKWTNWNSGVHTAMVVRWPEVAAKGTRTDALIQYADVVPTLVEAAGGDWQSLEFDGSSFLPVIRGEENEHRAFAYCMHNNIPEGPPYPIRAVTNGTYLYIRNLRPDLLFIEKHIMGRHRFHDFWPSWLAESGPWNNPDREMNRQSVDLVHRYLRRPVEEFYKVSDDLYSMNNLADDPDYYSVKDVLSAELDTWMQSEGDPGALIDNEDDWRASLEGKHFQPITIR encoded by the coding sequence ATGCTCCGCAAACTTTCCCTTGTTTATATTGTTCTTCAGTTGCTAGCGTTTAAGGCTAGCGCCACTAGTCAACCCAACATCCTTATAATGATCGGGGATGACTGCACTTACTTGGACTTGCCTATATTTGGAGGGGAAACTGCAAGGACTCCGCATATTGATAAACTCGCTTCAGAGGGGATCATTTTTAATCGGGCATTCCTCTCCATGGCGATGTGCAATCCTTGTCGCACAGAGTTATATACCGGTTTGTATCCTGTTAGCAACGGATCCGCATGGAATCACTCCGCTGCGCGAAATGGACTGAAGAGCATGGTTCACCATCTAGGTGATCTTGGCTACCGGGTTGGTATTAGCGGTAAGGTGCATGTCGGGCCTGACGAAGTATTTCCATTCGAAAAGGTCAGGGGCTTGCAAGGAGGCAATTCGAGAGAATCCGAGGGCATCGACACCGATGCCTTAACTGCCTACATGAAGCAGGATCCGTCACAACCTTTTTGCCTGGTGTTGGGTTTTTCTTCGCCGCATGCGCCGTGGACTGTGGAGGCACCTGAGCACTTGGCTTCGAATAAAATTCAGTTGCCACCGAATATTGCGAATACAGAGGAAACGCGTACTGCCTTTTCACTGTACCTGTCAGAAATTGAGGAACTAGACCGGGGGGTGGGACTGAGTCTGCAAGCTCTCCAGGCGTCAGGCCAGGCGGCGAATACACTGGTGCTGTTTACCAGTGAGCAGGGTTCAATGTTTCCCGGTGGGAAATGGACCAACTGGAATTCCGGTGTCCATACGGCCATGGTAGTTCGTTGGCCGGAGGTTGCAGCAAAGGGGACGCGAACGGACGCCTTGATTCAGTATGCGGATGTGGTACCGACTCTCGTCGAGGCTGCTGGGGGCGACTGGCAGTCGCTTGAATTTGACGGGTCCAGTTTTCTTCCGGTCATCAGGGGTGAAGAGAATGAACACCGCGCCTTTGCCTACTGTATGCACAACAATATACCCGAAGGACCTCCATACCCCATTCGTGCAGTTACCAACGGGACTTATTTATACATTCGGAATCTCAGGCCGGATCTCCTGTTTATAGAAAAACACATCATGGGGCGGCATCGCTTTCATGACTTCTGGCCTAGCTGGTTGGCGGAATCCGGGCCATGGAACAATCCGGATCGCGAAATGAACCGACAGAGTGTCGACTTGGTCCATCGATATTTGAGACGTCCGGTTGAGGAATTTTATAAAGTATCCGACGACCTTTACTCTATGAATAATCTTGCTGATGATCCCGACTATTATTCAGTGAAGGATGTCCTGTCTGCGGAGCTGGATACGTGGATGCAATCTGAAGGAGATCCTGGAGCTTTAATTGATAATGAGGACGACTGGCGTGCCTCTCTAGAAGGAAAGCACTTCCAGCCTAT